A stretch of DNA from Cryptomeria japonica chromosome 4, Sugi_1.0, whole genome shotgun sequence:
CCATGATTTTAGTGGTCTAGTAACATTCATCAATAGATGGAAAAACAACTTTTGAGGATATGATAATTTGAAGATTTCCTCGAGTCCAAACTTCAAAGTTAATCACCTTATATTGGAATTTTAGTTTGGAATTTTCCTGAGGATGCATCTTGAAAATAAATCTACAACCTCCAACTCGTAACATTATTCAAAGTTCATATTCTCATAGTACTTGAACCTTCTTTATGCAAGGAAATTTTTTGAGCTTCCCATCATTAATTAGATCAACTTTAGGAACATATTTAGGACTAATCCACAAATCAATCAAATAAAGATTAAATTCATAAACATTTTGTTAAAAAAGAACACGAGAAAGCTCAAACATTCAAATTAACAACTATTGAAAGTAGGCCACCCTGACTGACAATGGACTGATCAAGAAGGATCAGTAGCTCAGTTGGTAGAGCACTAACGGCAAATGGAAGGTCCTAAATTCAAATCCGAACTGGTCCAAATTAGCTGTAGCTCAACATGGATATCAAtaccaagctaggagccccaagcatcTGCAGTGTGGTTTAAGGACACCTACAGTGTAACACACCCAGATGACGATGAActgtccaagaggggccaatagcatAACACGAGGGATTGGGACTAAGCTCTTGATAGTAACCAATTACTAACATAATAAGAATGACACAATGGACAATGagtatatataatttttaaattaccaatattttaatttaatacaAAGAATTAGGACATGAAAATGTCTCTTCTTTTCCCTAGGAGATTCTCTTTTGTCGTCGCATAAATCATATATTAAGCTATCTTCCACAATCCTCACTATATTATTTTCATCCCAATAATGAGTGTCAAAATGTGTTCTAGAACATCAATGCGAACTCTTCTACGGGTGTTTCCAAGAGCTTTATACTCAAACGACTCCTGAATAAAAGCAAGAAAAGCCCACTCTTAGAAGTAAAGACACAACTTTATTTTGACAATTTACATTGCCAAGGAATTCATATTTTCTCGGCACTTTTAACAAGCAACTGCCATATATATCAACGAATCTACTACCCAATGTACTGGATATGGGAAAATTGATGTCAAGGTTTTCGTAGTTCAATGGCCCAGGAGAACCAAAATCATAAACTTTGAAAGAGCTGCAGGTTTGTGTATGGAGTAACTCAAAAAACATTGAAAGCTAAAGCATTGCACGATGTATCGACCactaaagtatcattaggagttatgctcGCACAacgggataatgaaggaaaagaatgggccatctactacattagcagaacactagtgggatacgaactCAACTGAGTCAGAAACCCAATCTCCAAGCATATCCCATGGATCTTTGATTAAGCCTGATGATCAACATTGACATGGGGTGGATTTGAACATCATATCTTGAATCAGCTGCTCCTTCACGAGGGGGTAACCAGAGGGTGAGTCTTGAATCAGCTGCTGTTCATAAATAACAAGAGGGTGAAATACCATGTCTTAAATCAGCTGCTCCATAAGTGGTTAACAGAGGCCTAAGGTATTGGTCCGATGTTTCAAATGCATGTCCACAGACGGATCTTAATGTACCTCTGGACTGGACAAGAACATAATCTACGCACAGGCCTGatttatatttctaaattaaaTGAACTCGTGTACATATCATTGctaaaactgaatttgaatcttTTTCCCAAATTGTGATCCTTCTACAAACTTAGCGAAACAGCACTCTGAAACAAATTCCATGAATTCTCCAAAGAAAGTCTGAAACTAGTTACTGTACTTGCAACATGGAACATGATTTTTGTAGGGGAGTTTACAAATTGTGAAGTTTAAACAAAGAGCTTTGAAGGAACACCATGGTTTTCACACACTTCAGGACTCTATGAACGCTTAATACCCCCAGGGTAAACCACTTTACATGAGTTTTGGCCTTTACTGTAGGTTTAAAGTTCTACTCCCCCGATTTTCTCGAGGAAAGAAAGCACTAAAAATATTTTGCAGCTTGAGAGGAAAAAATCTTTGACTCTGCAGAATTAAGATTGGACCAATATTATTGGAAAATCTTGTCTGGAAGAGAATTACAGCCAAGAAAGATGGATTTCACAAGATCATGCAGCAAGGGAAGGAGCGAAAGAATTCAAACACCAAATAATTTATTGAGCCATGTTACCTAACAGAGACTGAAGAAATTTGTAAGCACAGAAGATACACAACAAAAGCTAAGCCAAACTTGCAATTTACAAAGAGCAATGACAATGCTTTTTAAGATGGGGACATAGCGCATCTGCTGCTCGGGTACAATTCCTTCAAGCCAACGAAGCTTGTACTCCAATGGTAAAATCTTAGAAAAAAAAAGAAGCCAAGGCCCAAAAGGCTACCTTCAACGAATATGCAAGGAAAATACAAAAAGGTATTGAAAAAACCTAATTGAATATCAATCATAGATAACTCACTTTCGATTGTCCCTCTCTGCATCCCCATCCACCAGTGGAAGTGCACAAGCAATTGAATGTttcaaaagttttgtttttttgttttttgaaaaaatgtaAACATCTAGGGCTCATTTTGATTTTTTGAGGAATTATAGGAAACTATAGGTCGCCTTCCTGCTATTTTTAGGTATAGGGCAGCAAATTAAAAGTCGTTTTTTACAGTTTCATTGTTAGAATTTTAAGTAGGGGTATTTCTACAGTAGCTGTAGGTTCCTTCTTGGATATGCTCACAGCTGGCAGGAAACAGACAGAAAAGTGGTCATCTCCAGGAATTTCTATCATGCCAATTTCCACCAGGCATCTCAAATCTCCAAGAGGCATATCCACTCTCCAGAAAGTATCCTCTGGATCAGAACATTTCTCTCCTGTTTGCGATGACCCGATATTAACTTTACAAACCAAAACTAATTGACAGCACACAATTGGCCAAAACTGATCATTAATGTGTTTAATGAGAAGTAGTGCATAACTCTTTCCAATAAATCAAGTACCAAGTGTTATACATTGATTTTAATTTAGAGAATAACAAAAGGCCAGATCCCATGTTTTTAAAGACCTCTACGGATTTATTAAGAACACAAGACTGGAGAGCAAGTCCTATGCCTGGATGATGAAGACACAACTGAAAATAACAAAATATCATCAAATTGAAATTACCTGTAACAGGAGTGCCTAACACCCTATGTTTTTTTTACCTATAGGGAGGATTAAAGCAAAAAGACTCGAGTGGAAGTCAAAAATGAGAACTTGAACACATTAATGGTTGTTTAAAACCTCACTCTGCTCAATAAATACGAGTGTTGACTGCAATTCTTTAGAAAGATACACCTCTGTCTCTAAAACAGATGACTTATGTATTCTTCACAGCAATCAAACCATATAAACAAATTATTAGATTGATGTTTAAAAGTAAATAGAAGCAAGGGAGCCAGAATAACAGCGAGCAAAAGAAATCTTCAAAACAATCAAATAGTATGATAGTATGATATGGAAGAGCTTTTTATAGCACAAAAATATGGAATGGAGTTACATTAATGAAAAAAGTTAACAAATAGTACCGGGTTCTCAATAAACTACAAGCATTGAGGTTAACAAAGAGATTCAAGTTCTCAATAAATTGTGCAACTCGACAGCTAATCGTGAAGAAATGATTGCGTCAAATAATATATGTTTGGCGGTCACTCAAGTAGGCATAAGGTTTTATAATTTAACTTGATTTGAAGAAACATGAAAGTATGAATCGTTTTAGAAAACCTGAGCAGTGGCTCAAAAATTGACCACATGGCTGGCTTAGGGATGTAGTGCATATTTCCTACTGTAGCCTAAAAGAAATGATACATCAATGGGGGAATTGCGGCTGATCAGAAGTAAATTAATAATTAAGAGAGAAGCGAAATCAACTAAGACCAAACAGTAAAGTATGGATATTCAGTTGCTGATCAGAAGCGAAATAATTTATCAAATCATATATGTTTGGCAGTCACTCAAGTAGGCATAAGGTTTTCTAATTTACTTGATTTGAAGAAACATGAAGGTATGAATCGTTTCAGAAAACCCAAGCAGTGGCTCAAAAATTGAACACATGGCTGGCTTAGGGATGTAGTGCATAATTCCTACTGTAGCCTAAATAAAATGATACATCAATGGGGGAATTCAAGCTGATGATCAGAAGTAAATTAATAATTAAGAGAGAAGAAAAATCAACTAAGACAAAACAGTAAAGTATGGATATTCAGTTGCTGATCAGAAACGAAATAATTTGAATCTGGGCAATATAACCACAGTTCATGAGTTAAAAATTTAAAACCAAAATAACAATTTGATGTCGGAGATCAGCTTATAAATTCTTTATTATGCAGTCAAGTAATACAATACTACTTACCGTCTGCATATTAGAAGTAAACATCTGTAAATAAAAGATTCATATGGTTTCCATGACAAAATTTTGGTTAAAGATTAACTCCAACCATGAAAAGGATTTCATATTCTCCCATTGGGTATTATTTGGATCAATGCATCTCCAACACCACATATTATaaaacaacaaatgcaaatgaaatgcaagtaTGTGCCTGATACAGTGACCTATTTCACGTATATAATACTATATGATGAGGTCTTATCCTTGGCCAGCTGCAGTTGAAGTCTGAAGTCTGAAAAAACATTATACATACAAAATACTGGCCATGCTTGCTTTACTCTAAATAGATATGTGCTAATCCAAATATAGTCAACTACCTTACATTGGAAAATAAGATAATGTGCAAGCTGCCTATGGTCTATTAAGATCCAATGCAAGAAATCACGAATGGTGAATGCAACTGATTTATGAAAGATGGCTTTCATAATGGCAAAATATGGTGTGCACTAAATACTTTTCATGATTAACAAGCACAATCTAccacgcatacaaatggtttatgattttgcaatagaataaaagaatttatgcattcaacaGAATTTCTCAATATTAATGAACACATTCTGCCATGCAAGTAGCTAGTGTCTAAACATCTTAATGGAACCTATGATTGACAATGAACACCGTACACTTTTGTGTatgtgtttgatttcaaagttGCCTTCAACTAAAACCAACCAATTGGATTTAAACACACATCATGCAGAGAAAAGCTTACTCATTATGCCAAAAAAAGCTTTTGAATTGCATACACAGTTTCAACATAAAAACGCTTCTAGTCTTCCCAGTATATATCTAGTAAACATCTATTATTCTAAAGATGCAGAAACCATAAATTTGGAAGCAAATCCATAATATAAAATACTCTAAATAGTAAACCTTCTATATATGGCCAAAAAGTAAAAGGCTAAAAACTTTCACAGGTAGTACATAAAGGCTTGCATATTAATTATTAGTGTATTCAACAGTCATAGAGGATGTCATAGCCAGATACTAATGTCGACAAAATAGACATCATAATAATGAAAACTAAGAAATCAAAACAAAGCTTTAAAAAGACAATTCACTCTCATTTTAAAAAACTGAAAGTTTGGGTGCTTATTAGTGTGTTCCCCAACCAGCTAAAATCATAAATCTCTCTTGCTTAAACTAATTTAAAAGAAATAGAATTCATAATTATAAATATTTCGTACTCTAACACATCTAAGAACCATGTTAATAATTATCAGTATAGTTTTGGCAAGCATACAATTGGTAATTCAGTAGCACAATTACAGTAAAACACAAGAATATAACATGCCCGAGAGCAGCTACCGTTCATGGTTTTggtgatataaaataaaaatataataattataaccTTCTCAAACCACTAAACAAGAAATTCAACCAAAGTCATGgttaaaaaagaaagttcacaaCATCTCTGTTGATTCCATTTAACCAATTTTGAAGCCACGGTGGCAGCTACAATACCAAAGAAAACATAATAGCTTGCTGAAGCCTAAAATTAATCCTTGATTTACATGCAGTTTTAGCATTTAATTGAAACAAATCTCACCAGCGTGAATTGTGCATGTACCTTTCTATTCAATCAAGAGTAATTGCACATTTTGCCTCCTACCTCTGCTCACTGCTGGTAACAGAAAACAACTTGAGAATACCTCAACTGCTAGAAGGAGGACCCCTGGACTGCTCTGGCATCTGTTGTTGTGGCCACATCTGCTGTGGCATGTAAGCCACTGGGGGACGAGGTTGTTGAGCATAAAGTGAAGGATCCACAGGCTTCCCAACAATCATACCCGGGGGTGCTACTTGTGCTGGATGTTGCTGAGGAACATAATAATATGGCACAGATTCTGCAGGAGTCCCGACAGGTACAGGGCCTCTAGGAATGCCAAGGCCCTCCTCCTTTAACTCATCTCTTGGTACAATATCAACAAGAAAATCAAAAATATCAGTTCTAGTTATAGCTGCAGCAATATCATTTTTCTGCAAAGTGCGCCGCTTATTTTCCTCTGTATGAATCCATGACCTCAAGGTAAGCTCCAGGATAAACATTTCACAAGCCTTAGCAAATATTACGGGAGCCTCCGCTGATATCATCCTCACATCTTCATCTGCCTTCATTATTTTCTTGATTCTAGCCAATGGTAAGCTGTGGTTCTTAAAATCTGTTGTTTGTTCAATATCTTGAATCTGATTAGCCCAAAATAGTTGAAGCTGTTGTTGCTGTTGTTGCTGCTGCTGCTGATGAAGATGTTGATAAGCCAATTGATGTTGTGCCGCAAGCTGGGCAGCAGATGCAGGGTATGCAGTTGCAGGCTGGCCAGGAGACTGAACTGTCCCAACAACAGAACCTGGAGCAACAGGTGAAACCATCTGAGTTGTTTGATATGGCGACGTACCATATGGCATTTGAGGTGCACCACTTACAACTCCCATAACCGGCTGCTGTTGTCCTGGGGCTTGCTGCTCCATCTTCTAACCCGGGACCTACACAAACACCTTGTTCAATTCTTCTTTATCCTCACACTTCCGATTCCTATTTTAACTTCCAAAACCCACAGTATATATACCACAAATTGCATGAAAATATACAAAGTTTACCTAAGATTTTCTTTCAATTCTCTAACCTCATTTCTGGACCAACCCTGTTACTACAAATTTTCAAACTATTGAATGCCTTGCATCAAAAAAGGTTTGTAAATAATATACTACCACCTTTTCTATTCCAATCTCAAAACACAAATCATTGGAAATTCCTTAAATCTTGCAGTGCTCATCATTTACAACTATTTTCAAACTCAACAGACTCCAAAACCCTATACTTGCTACATGATCCCTGATTCTCAAATGCCAACAAAGCTAGTCTTGATAATGCATATGTTttatcaaatttattcaaaagaagaaaataattttATACATACACCTTTTTTCTGACAATTAATCAAATCTGCAAAATGTGGACCATCAATAATTGTTTTAAACCAAAGCACCAGGTAATGATGGGATACTTAACCTAATGGAGTTAAAACAATGCAATCACACGATAAATTCGTCTTCATAAAGAAGGGCAGCAACTCCAACAAATAACTTAGGTGTGATTGAAATGCATCTGGGTCCACAATCCATCGTCAGGACGGGGAAAAAACTTAGGTTTTCTGTTTGTAGCTACTTAGGAGCCTACCATTTCTACGAACAACTTAAACCAAAATTACTAAAGAAATTAATATCCAACTGCGGAAGCACCGCCACAAAACAACCATTTAGATATTTTGACTTTTGACTGCTACCTCAAAAACCACAGCCAAATAAAATCTTTGAAATTAGATCAGTTTGATAGTAATCTAATTGCATTTTGTTTATGATATTCAACTCACACCAGGAGCACAATGCTGTCAGGAAAACTTTCAGGCATTCAAACTTGCAGACCATAGTAATTTAAAATCAGAGATTTCAAACACTCCATCTCCACCACCAAGCTTGTGAAGCTTTTACTGAATATAAAATcctttcaataaattataaaagcTCGCATTTTGCAAAATACACTTaaatcagaattttttttttaaaaagacttGGAGCTAACAATGCACAACTAAAAATTATTACCTGCCAAGGCACACTAAACGTTTCCAAGATCTAATTGTTAAAACAAACTCATATTAGCGACATCAAACTTGTGCAATCCATAATTATCGGGAAAAAAATATGTATCTTTGCAGGAGCAACATACCGGGATTTTGGGATCAGCATTCAGCTCGTAACGATAAATGATGCATattgattacaaacaaaaactcaTATTGATATTGTTTTACAATGCATTTGAAGTCAGGTAGACTCCATCACACCCGTTTTGTAAAACGAAGTACATCAACACAGACTTCCAAGTGACATCACGCCCACAAACATACCACTTTCATAATTCCCTTCAACACTTACTGCCCATCAAAACCAATTGATGAtttcaaaccctaaaccctaaaaacacTTCCCCGTACAGATATACCAACACAAAAACCCAAATTATACATTTCCAATTAACTGCCGCAATCCTCAGTAAACACTAACAATACAGCACCCAGATAAAACCTGTCAGCTTCCGAATTGCATGAAAAAATAAAAGACCTAAATACGAGGTGGGTGGAGGAGAAATAGCGTTTTAATACCCTGATATCTGCAAAAACCCTCAACCATTCGCACACTATACAATCTAAACCCTTGATAACTCCCCCATCGAAATCTATGATTTATAGTAAAAAGCCACtttattattgaaaaaaaatcAACCCACCGACATGCATAAAaccaaaaaaactttaaaaaaaaaaaaaaatctttttatcaAGACCTTCGCCATCTGTGAAAAACAGGGGCAACAAACTATAAATACCTACCTGGAAATAGATTTTAACTTCCCGAAATTAGCGAGAGGCGAAGAGCGGAGAGAGGCTAGAGCGCTTATAGCTGCTACGAGATACAAATGGCACACAATCCAAGGTAAACAAAATTTTCCCAAATTGAAGAACGAGGAAGAATCTCTATTCACTCCTCTAGCGCTCACGTGTCCTTGCGGCTCTGTGACCGGCCCTACAGCTTAAGCTCTTCTGCCTACGTGTAAGCTTCTCGTGCTGGTATTCATGGCGCCAAAAGATGCTCAAAAGATGCTATTCGCTGGGTTGGGTTGGGTTGGGTTAACACACAGTTCAGAAAATACCAAGAGGACCAGTGAAAAAGCTTATCAATgagacttctttttcttttcagCCATTAGTGGGCCCCCTGATTTGGCCGTTCCTGGATTTTTCAGGGAGTTTTCCCATTTTCTAAGGACGACCAAACACTACTGCCGACCATCCTACTGGCCAACTGCATTTATGGCTGAGTTTCCATTGAAAGGGACTAGTGGGCCTTCCATGTGAGTTAGGGGGTAGGGAGGGAGAGGTCTATTGACCCTATTGACCCTCTAGGTTAGCTTTATATGGTGGTTATACCTAAGTTAGGGTTTTGAGGTGTGGTTCCTCACACATCTTTTCGCATCATAATAAATAGTGAGACGCGTTTTTAAATTAACTTTTTAAAGATTTGACCAACATTTTATCATAGAATATCTATAGTTGAATATAAAAGTACCTTTTGTTATAAGAATAACTTTACATATCTAGTAGTCTTTAGAGGGATTCTATAGCTTATGCAGCTTTGAAATTAGGTTATCCAACCAATAAACGTGTGTATTTTTCTTTGTCTAAAGTTTGGACCATATATGTTGTTATTAAATAGTGTTTAAAATAGCAATATGGGTGATTTATCTCatgtatatttatgttttatttgctTAAGTGGAATGAGGTGAAAAGTTTTTGTCTTCTCTTGGAtcatttttttattgaattttcatTATGTTTGTGCAATGACCAATGAAATGCAAAGAAAAAGTCATTGTGAGGGGTCAATGGTAGGTTAACTTTATATGGTGGTTATATGTAAGTATATAGGATTGTGATACGCATTGCTATCTAGTGTTTGGAGGCGTGACTCATCTCAAACTCTTCACGTCACTATAAATAATGAGAGTTGCTTTTAAAATCAACTCTAAAAGATTTAACCATTTTTTTATTATAAGCATATAGTTGAACATAAAAGTAACATTTATAATTAGAAAAACTTCATCTTTTTAGTATTCTTTAGAGGGATTCTATAGCTTGATGCAATTTTGAAATTAGGTTAACCAACCAATCAAACATGTGTATTATTCTTTGTCATTAATTTGGATGATATGTTTTATCGTTAAATGTTTTTTTAGATAGCAATATGAGTAATTTCTTTCATGACTTATTTATGTCATATTTGCTCAAGTTGAATGAAGTGACAAGTTTTCATTTTCTCTAGGATCTATTTTATTAAATTGCTATTATTTTCATGAAATGACAACAGAAATGCAATAAAAAAACATTACTTGTGTTTCACTAAAGTTTAATTTGTGTAATAAATGTGGTGTCCTCCAGCATCAAGTTTGTTAATAAAGTTGTTGTAAGTGAAATGACATTCTTTGGATAAGATGGAGACATTCAACAAACATATAAGGTgcatattcattaaaaaaaagttCTCATAACCAATACCCTCAATTTCTTATGTAAATAAAAAGTCTACAGACCACATAAAATAAATATCCCACCATTAACTTCACGTCTTTTTTTATCAACTTTTTGGTGATGTAATTTACTTCCAAGCCTATCTGTAggagggaaaactttaagaacccccccccccGGGACAAGATGTAAAAACCTAGCGAAAGGTGTATAATTGTcgaggaaaatattaattttactggTGAAATTTTGTGGTTTacgaagaaaaaataataatctccattagcGGATCATTCGCGATCACTCAATGTTTGTAAAAAATCTtcgcgaattgtaatgtttttaaaaccaaaaaaatatttgcatgggcgaattatAATgttgatttcaacctattttcaaaccataaaaaaaaatattggcaatttcaacctttttccaaaacgtaaaaaaaatatattggcgaataataaaaaaaattcaaagcatTAAATTAATTATGTGGGCAAATTAAATCATTCATTGATCTGGAATTTTTAATGCTTGGATgtcgactcattcctgagggactagtttgaaggtttctcctgagtcgaggttgattagacaagcaaggacgacagtttcagaggcataaaaggattggatagcttctgagttagcgatgggagatcacggatttctctgagaaatcagaggttgcttgttgtcaaggaTTCTGAAGCATAATTTGTAcattcaaggaggaataaaatcagaacaaaattattcacataagatgagccttagcaggatgcaatggatttgataggcatgacttctagagtccatAGATGGTAGGGTGAGTTGAAAAGCACCAAaaagatgatttttcacgtgaatgagcatcaccagatgaagtgttaaaaatttataaatacaatggggtggtgacttaattggtagaagagaaaagaaacctttttcattttctgatagtggttttttcctcagaaaggaagatgatgtttgagcaggatcgtgcatggagttgatgtgtgctctatgataccggatgggtgtttttttcttctcctgtgtgagtttgtttattgtcagaggggttgtgaaagtgagaaggattgccagaggggacgtgaaatccttttcttatcaagaaaggccacgcatggcacatcctcttcttctactctgCCACTGGATGGTAGGGGGTTCGAAGAAggagcccacagaggaatgaaagaaggatttgtttgggtggggagtggcaaccaCTCATCTCTATGACggcatggaagctgcaacccctccccaatatattatgttttcccttaagctcctccttccactttctctgatcctaaGCATGAAggctgaagctcctcctctagtttaggggtgactttacttcttgtcaAGACCCAATATCCCTTTCGAGAGGGGAAACGCTATGTTGGACAGaacataacatctcacactccatttgAAGGCATCCggatgataatggcatggctcaagcagttttgcttctaccaattttcagttgaaaattttgattcacggGTGCCACcgcatggataaagaatatttttgtaacataattgcatatggccttttaggcctaattgctgagAGTAAATCTTATGTTGGcatgtgtctcttggcctaaagcttgttgctcccttttcttctataaaaagggaaatcaaggccaaaaGGGTTCCTTTTTGGGGGGTCTCTTGAGGGTTCTGAAATTCCGGtgcctttggggttccttttctagttctaGTAGTAAGTCTAgatgaagggagcaagttgtaaaGTCAATtatagagcaaatgaaaagcatttagcatcaagctttgtgcaggttcttgaaggagttatatgtaaatttattttgtgacaaaagtagtaattttattcaatagaaataaaattatgGTCTATTTCTCTTcggtgtataattctatcatctttcaaAAGAACAgaatcaagggttttttcatttgttgcattgttatggtgtatgtaatttttcatttcattcttcgaTCTAAGGAGtcgattaaatgcttgagtggaattACAGAGTGGTAGGGCTTATGCAGGGATTTAGATAAGTAGTTCAGGTTGGGATTGcagatgagatatattgtaaggtaatattgtcttagatcttatactattagataaaATTATGTCACATTTTCACTTTACATCTTGTAacttcatgtacccaatggagtaaggcactgatcaCAGCTTATAATTGTCTTTAAACATCagttttgttttcaatttcacTTACAAATTGCTATAATTTATTGAATAtcataatacatttcttttcatGTATGTTATTGTCTGTTTGACCCATCTCATGCTCtgattaggttgaggatcactggaggacttgccatccttgagcattatCTTTGTCATTGAGCCTGTATATGAGGTCATCTGCCTTGTTTTAGTGAATAtttgagtgtggtgcagagatcataaaattcactaaagggatcaccctcctgggttgtgcagagcccaaagtgtagaaggatttgtagaatccttgtcagttggtccaagttcttgaggattttaatagttggagttggcttctccatagatatttgaagaatcagcTCAAGGTTTCTTCCTcttgcagtgtaaacccatttgggaaccaacaattgGAAGGCCACTTCTTTCGTGACATCTCCATATTGATGCAAGTATCATGATATAATAGACTATATATGTGATCTCTTATTGAGACAATGATCATATAAACAAGAAAACATTCTcatccacaatgaatcaactattatatcaATTGAAGGATCACTTCTATTGTGACATCTCCCTATTTTTATTACTTGTGGAGGTTGTACTTATTCACAACTCACTGATTTGACACAAAGG
This window harbors:
- the LOC131063631 gene encoding nuclear transcription factor Y subunit C-4, with amino-acid sequence MEQQAPGQQQPVMGVVSGAPQMPYGTSPYQTTQMVSPVAPGSVVGTVQSPGQPATAYPASAAQLAAQHQLAYQHLHQQQQQQQQQQLQLFWANQIQDIEQTTDFKNHSLPLARIKKIMKADEDVRMISAEAPVIFAKACEMFILELTLRSWIHTEENKRRTLQKNDIAAAITRTDIFDFLVDIVPRDELKEEGLGIPRGPVPVGTPAESVPYYYVPQQHPAQVAPPGMIVGKPVDPSLYAQQPRPPVAYMPQQMWPQQQMPEQSRGPPSSS